The Eulemur rufifrons isolate Redbay chromosome 12, OSU_ERuf_1, whole genome shotgun sequence DNA window TATTGCTCTAAGttggagtgttttgttttgtttgctgtttcTATGGAGTCAGAGTCCTTATTGCCGTCTGGCTGGCCCCGTGGTCGGCCAAGGAGAAATGCACAGGGAAGGAGCTTGGTCACCTGCCCCCAGCTGGTCAGTGTCCACCGGCTGCCCGCACGCGGCTGCCCCACCCCCGCTGGGAGCCACCTCTGGCTTTGGGGACCCCGGGGCGGCTCTAACAGCTGGGGGAGGTGGTGATCGGGCTGTGCAGGTAGGGCAGGCTGCTGGGGGCCGAGTGCACGCCCACGGAGACCGGGAAGCTGAAGACAAACTGCGAGGTGGGGGTCGGGGTGGCCTTGCCGCGCTCCCGCAGGGGGCCCGAGGGGCTGGCGGCCTCCGCGGCACAGGACGTGGCCAGCACCTGGGACTCGAACTGCAGCAGCTGCCCCATGAAGCTGAAGTTGGGCGAGATGATGCTGCGGCGCTGCTTCACGAACTCGAAGGCCTCCTCCAGCCGCACCCGCTTCTTCATCATCAGGTAGGCCAGGCAGATGGTGGCCGAGCGCGAGATGCCCGCCTGGCAGTGCACCAGCACGCGCCCGCGGCAGTCCTTCACCGCATCTGGGGCAGAGAGCGCGACACGGTCAGGGCTCCCTGTGCAGTCCTCGTCCCTCGCCAGGGGACGCCAGCCGGCACGGGGATGGGGGTGTGGGGCGCGCGCTAGCCACGCTAGGCTAGGGCGGGGAGCAAGAACAACCCGCATGGGAGGGACCCTAGCATTCCACCCCTTCTGGGGTCTTGCAGTTAAATCCCATCCTACATTAAAGGCTTTCCATTTGCAGAAGCAAAACAGTGACCCAATTCTCCCTTTGTCTTCCTGCCCATCCAAAAAATCTTACCATCTGGACATCAGGCGCCATGCAACTAAGCACGGGTGGAGGGGTCACCTTCCCACTCCCATCCAACCCAACATCCCATGGGCAAGTCTTCGACTGAGGAAGAGGGTGCAGTGCTCGAGTCTGCCCTTCAACACACAGTCACAGGTGGTTCCCTCCCCTCCGCCCCACCGGCCCTGGGACCCAGGAGCCCAAGGCCAGGGCCAGCCTACCGATGTACTCGATGGCTTCCATGAACCAGGAGCTGATGTCCGCCTTGTGGTTGTCTTCCACGGGGATGCACTTGTACTGATAGTGTCCTTCAAAGTGGTTTGGGCAGTCCGAGGAGACGTTCAACAGGGCCGTGATGCCCAGGGCGTCCAGCATGTCTCTCCGGGCAGCGTGGTAGGCACTGCCGAGGTAGAGGAAGGGAAGGATCTCCACGGGACCCCCCTGCACCAGAAAGGGGAAACAAAGGCCCCCAAAGAACATGAGCCTAAAGCAACCCGGCAAAGGGCTGAGGTGccggggacagggaggggaaggccTGTCTGAGGGGGACTTCTAGGTCCTGGGAGAACACCTGCTGGGCACAGACTTCCCAGGGTCCCCCTTGTCCTCCTGGAGGGGGCGATGGACACAGTGGAACTTCCTGACCCTTCACCCTCTGCTTGTGGGCAGAGAAGCCAGGACAGAGAAATCCCTGTGGGCCCCCCCCCCCGCAGGCCCAGAGCCCACCTCCCCCGTGCCAGAGGAAGCGGCAGGACAATGTGACATGAGGAGTTCACACCCGCTAACCATCAAGCCACTGTTGTGCGGTTCAGGCATCCATTTCGTTGGATGCACCTTCATTTGGCTCCTTAAAAACAGGTACCGTCTTCTTGGCACAGTGAGGCAATGGTGGCTTTAATTTAAGACCAGCTATTGGGGGAGCAGAGTCCCCCCAGCTGAAAGGGCTGGAGGGGGTGGGCTTGTGAGAAACGGGAGGGCGCAAGTGGGTTTTCTCAGCGGGAGGTGGCGCTATCTGCGGCCATTTGGCATCTACAACTGGATGGGGTCCAGGGGTGCATTCGCCGGCCTGCTCCTTCCAGGAAGGGTGTCCTCAGCTTCCTGCACAGTCGCCACAAACCTCTAAAGGCTAAACCGGGGAGTCCTGTCTTTACAGTTCTGTCTTAAGGGAGGGCTATGAGGGAGCAAAGGAAAGAACACCCCATCCTAACACTCAGGGTTACCACACTGCCCCCAAATTGAGGCCCTGCATTCAAAGCCTTAAACAACCCTCGGAACTCTGAAAAGGGCCCCGAGGGACCCCCACACGGCCTGGCCCCCTCACCCGGGGCCGTCGCACAGGAGTCTACCTGGTCGTGCAGGGGGGTCCCGCAGGAGCCGCAGCCCAGGTCCAAGGGCTCCGTGGCGCTGGGGGGCACCGGGGGCGGGATGGCTGCCAGGGCCTTGGTCTTGGAACAGAACTCTGGGTACTCGGAGGAAAACCTCTCGTAGCCGCCTGTCAAGGAGAAAGAAGTTCCGGTTAATGGGTCCCTAAGGCAGGGGAAGGAACTTGACTTCTACCGACCCGAGAGAGCGGCGGGAAGGGCGCGGGAAGGTGTGCGCCGCGCTGGCCACTGGGTGGCGCTGCGGGCCCGGAGATGACGGTCGCGGAGCTGCCAGCAACTGGGCAGAGCCGAGTTCGGAGGGTCACGACGCTGGGACCTCGGGGAGGCTCATGCACGAGACTCAGATGAAGACACACACAGGAATGTGCAGGGGGTAGGCAGGGCGACTCTATCCAGAGTAGCTCCATGGGGGAGGGAACAGCCACCGTGGGCTTCCGTCTTCCACCCCCAATTCCAGCCCTCCCTTTGGGGGGGTCTCCAATGTGGGgaaggaggttaaaaaaaaaaaaaaataccctggcACCAGCCCTTCGGGATCTCAGCAACAGGAACAGATGCCGGTTGCACGGCCTCATGAACAGCTGTTCCATCAACGAGGGGGCCAAAACAAGAGGAAATGGGCTTAAATCTAAATAAATCCCTCTTGCCACATACAGGTTTGGGGAGGATTTCCTGACCTGAGAGTCAGTAAGCTCTGGAAGGGTTATCTGTGGGATCCCCTTCCGGAAAAGGGAgatcttttaaataataataatactaaaaaagaTACATGGGCAACTCTTCCGGGACAGGGTGAGTGCTAACCAgagcaggggtggaggtgggcggGATGCAGGGAGGACTCGTGGAGGGTTAGGCAAATTTTCAAGCCCCAGCTCTGACTTTCTTGTGATCTCTGGGACTTTGCTTTGTGGGCAGCTTACAAACTACAGTATTGTCACAGGGTTCGGCCctgcttttattttgattttgcaaTTTCTGTAGGACCAGAAATGGATTACCTTAATTCAGCAGGGCCTGCATGTTGCAGAACCGCCAACCTAACAGACCCACTCAGCTGTCGAAAATGACAAGTTGGCTGATGGTCCTGATGTAGCTAGCACTCTTCAGTCTTGATGACTGTGACATTGGGTCACTGTCCCCCTAGAGCATTCACAGGAATCTTCCAGTGTATAGACATGTGATGGTTAGTCTATTACTTGCCCCAAATCCCAACCCTCAAAACTGCTTCCCACGAGAGGAAGGAAAATGAGTCTTTGACACATCATAAGGCTCGCAGACACAGGGCatacattttttcctctctgaccAGAGGCTTCTCTGTGTCCCTCCACTCCCTCCCTTGGGATATAAATGGATCTCTCTCTGGTCACAGGCCCTTGTTCCTGCTGAGTCACAGTGACCACAGCCTCCCTGGACGGAAAACCTGCTGGCGGGGCCAGTGCTGCCGGCTTCAGACGTGCTGGTGGCCTTAGTGGCCACCACATCACAGGAGCACCCCCTCCTTCCCATGGTAACCCCTGTCCCCTATCCCTGTGATAAGGCACCCAACACTGCTGCCCAAAATGCAGTGATTAGAACATGGGGGACGAGGAGGCAGCCAATGAATGTCTGTAGCTGAAGTCCCGGACCAGCCCCTGCCAGGGAGCGGCAGTCCGCGCTCCCCTCTGGAGAAAGTGGAAGCGGAAACGGATGCATCAACAAACCGCGGTTACAGCACGTGGGTGCTGTATCAAAAGCCATCACACGTTACTCTGCATCCTTCTAGGGGATTTGAAAATGTTCTAACAAAATGATCCCTGTCTGTTACATGATTTGAGCTATCAAAACAcgtttttgaagaagaaatgtaaGACACAGTGGCGCCTGTAAGAGGTGATGGGAAAAGTCCCCTGCACAGAGTCCTTGGAGGACTGATTCCAGCAGTCGGTGCTCTGCGCCTGGCATCAGGCGACACACCACGAAGCTGTCCCCTCTTGGTGCCTACACCGAGCAGTGCCCACAGCAGAGGTCCTCAAAGCCCACTGTTTGCACTGGGCGATGCTGGTGACAGACCAGGTTTTTGCCAGCCCACTTTCCTGGGCTTGAGACCCGGGAGGAGAGACCGAGGAAGGGCAGGTAGCAGGCGTCCTGTGTTTCACCCTCGCTTCCCGGTGACAGCCATCCGCGCCGCTGGCTCAGCACTGCCCTTGCACCGGACCTGGAGGCAGCTGCTGACCGTGGCGTGGTGTGGCAGCGATGGAGGACAGGCAGCTGAGTGGGCAGGACCCAGGTGGCCTGAGGGGGCCATTGGTCCATCTCCCCCAGGCCAATCGTAACAGAGAGACAGCAACCGTTTGCAAAAGGCACCATTAGATCAGAGCAGAAAAACGGTTACCGAAAAGTCACTTC harbors:
- the DUSP4 gene encoding dual specificity protein phosphatase 4; translated protein: MVTMEELREMDCSVLKRLMNRDENGGGAGGSGGHGALGLLSGGKCLLLDCRPFLAHSAGYIRGSVNVRCNTIVRRRAKGSVSLEQILPAEEEVRARLRSGLYSAVIVYDERSPRAESLREDSTVSLVVQALRRNAERTDICLLKGGYERFSSEYPEFCSKTKALAAIPPPVPPSATEPLDLGCGSCGTPLHDQGGPVEILPFLYLGSAYHAARRDMLDALGITALLNVSSDCPNHFEGHYQYKCIPVEDNHKADISSWFMEAIEYIDAVKDCRGRVLVHCQAGISRSATICLAYLMMKKRVRLEEAFEFVKQRRSIISPNFSFMGQLLQFESQVLATSCAAEAASPSGPLRERGKATPTPTSQFVFSFPVSVGVHSAPSSLPYLHSPITTSPSC